CCGCAGCCGACATCCAGAAGAGCGGCAAGACCTCGGTTGCCGAGCTGCTGACCGACCTGGCCGCCAACGGCGCCGGTACCCTGGGCACCGGCTTTGCCGGCGCATTCGCCAATGGCGCATCGGGCATCTCGCTGCGCGGCCTGACCGTGGGCGCGACCCTGGTCCTGATCGACGGCCACCGCATGGCACCGTATCCGCTGTCGGACGACTCCCAGCGTTCGTTCGTCGACGTGTCGTCGATCCCGTTCGATGCCATTGAAAGCATCGAGATCCTGAAGAGCGGCGCGTCGTCGCTGTACGGCTCGGACGCCATCGCCGGCGTCATCAACATCAAGCTCAAGAAAAACCTGAACGGCACCCGCATGTCGGCCGAAGTCGGCGACACGCAGCACGGCGGCGGCAAGACCAAGCGCGCCTCGATCAGCACCGGCATCGGTGACCTCGACAACGACGGCTACAACGCCTTCATCACGGCCGAATACCGCAAGCAGAACGCGATCAAGGTCGTCGACCGCGAACAGTATGGCTACGCGAACCGCGACTGGCGCGCACGTGGTGGTAACGACCTGACCCTGGGCGTGCCGACCAACATCAACAACTTCCTGACCCCGGCCAGCAGCCCGTTCCTGTACAACGCGTCGAACCCGAACAACCCTGCTGGCGTCACCAACGTCAATAACCCGGCGAACTACCAGTTCCTCGACCCGACGAACTGCAACTTCACCAAATACCGCGCCGGCGGCTGCTCGGTGCGCGATGAACAGTCGAACATCCAGCCAGAGACCGAAAACGTCAACCTGATGATCGGCATGACGAAAAAGCTGAGCGAAGACTGGGAAGTGCGCTTCAACGGCTCGATGTTCCAGCGCGAAAGCACCAACAACCGCAATGCGGCCCCGGCAGCATTCAGCCCGACCAGCTTCAACGGCACCACGACCCTGGTCAATGGCGTGCTGACTTCGCGCGTGGGCGCCATCCCGAACACGACCTTTGCTGCTGGCGCACCGGTCGGCGCGAATATCACCAATCAGCTGGGCGCACCGGCCCGCCTGTACGGCTACATCCCGGATGTCGGCGCTGCCCTGACCACCAACAACAAGACCACCGCGACCCGCTTCGCAGCTGACCTCGTCGGTAGCGCCTATGGCTGGGACGTGAACGCTGCCATCGGTGGCACCCGCGTCAAGAGCGACCTGAACTACAGCGGCTACGTCAACCGTACCAACCTGTACACCCTGCTGCGCAATGGCACGTTCAATGTGCTGGGCAACAATGTGCCGGGCGTCGTGGATGCCGTCTCGCCGCGTTTCAGCAACGAGATCGAATCGACGCTGAACTACGCCGACCTGATCGGCTCGCGTGAACTGCTGTCGAATTTCGGCGCCGGCCCTCTGGCCTTCGCAGCCGGTGTTCACTGGCATGAGCGCAAGCAGAATGCGCCTCCGTCGAGCCTGACGCTCAACGGCGCGGTCGCCAATACGGCAGCGTTCACGATTGGTGACGAGACCAACAGCGCGGTGTTCGCCGAGCTGCAGGCCACGCCGATCAAGAACCTGGAAATCGGCCTGTCCGGCCGTTATGACCACTACGACACCTACGGCAATTCGTTCACGCCGTCGGCCAACTTCAAGTGGGCGCCGATCCAGCAGTTCGGTCTGCGCGGTACGTTCGCACGCGGTTTCCGCGCGCCGAACCCGGCTGAAGTCGGCAATGCCGGTTCGTTCTTCACGTTCAACGCGATCCGCGATCCAATCCTGTGCGCGAATGGCAGCCAGACCACGGCCGGCAACGTGCCATCGGCTTGCTCGTTCAGCCCACCGTACGTCCAGACCACCAATCCTGATCTGCAGCCAGAGAAGTCGAAGTCGTTCACGGCCGGTATCATCGTCGAGCCAATGCGCGGCCTGAACATGACCCTGGACTACTACAAGATCCAGATCAAGAACCTGGTCGTCACGCAAGCAGGTAACGATCCAAGCTTCACGCCAACCTGGGTCCGCGGTCCTGCCAACACGATCGACATCGCCACCGGTGTGGGCAACAACACGGTGCCTGGCATCCCGGTCGCCGGTCCGATCCTGTACGGCCTGTCGCCTTACATCAACGCCGGCAGCACCGAAACCCACGGCATCGAAGCGGACATCCGTTACCGCTGGCGCCTCGCCAACGACCTGGGCACTGTCAGCGCGAACCTGAGCGCAGCCCACGTCTTTGGTTATGTCACCGAACTGGGCAGCGATTCGTACCAGCTGGCCGGCACGCAAGGTCCATCGTCGGTTGGCGGCGCAACGGGTAACCCGAAAGACCGTGCGCAGTTCACCCTCGGCTACAACCGTGGCCCGCTGGACGTGACCGCCACCGTGAACTACACGAGCGGCTTCTCGACCTTCGACCCGGCACTGGGCGCGACCGACTGCGCATCGACTGCAGCCGACGTTGGTGGCCGTACCTACTTCCAGGGTCTGGTCCAGCCGATCGGCTACTGCAACGTGTCGTCGTTCACCGTCACCAACCTGAACCTGTCGTACAAGGTCACGGATAACCTGACGATCCGCGGCGCGATCCTGAACCTGTTCGACAAGGAAGCACCATACGACGTCGCCACCTACGGCAACGCCGGTGCACAAACGTCGTACAACGCTTCGCTGCACCAGCCAGGCGCAGTGGGCCGCTTCTTCAGCCTGGGCGCGAACTACACGTTCTAAGCCTGTCGCTGTATAAAAAAACCCCGCCGGCAGCGATGCCGGCGGGGTTTTTTCATGCGCTCTCTATCTACTCAGATGGCGTCCCATGCGCCTGCCAGCACGGCAAGCGCGGCCAGCCCGGCCGTCTCGGTACGCAGCACGCGCGGCCCCATCGACAGCGACAGGGCGCCGGCGGCAACGGCCGCGTCTTCTTCGTGCGGCGTGAGCCCGCCTTCCGGACCGATCAGGAGCGTGACCGCTTGTGGCCCATTCGCACGCGCCCAACCGGCCAGCGATTCGGTCGCGCGCGGACTGAGCAGGATACGGGTCGTGCCTACGCTCGCCGCCAGCCACGGTTGCACGTCCATCATCGGCAGGAGCTGCGCCAGCCGGTTGCGCCCGCATTGCTCGGAGGCCGCGACGATCACGCCATGCCAGTGTGCCTGGCGCTTCTCGAGCCGCTCGCCGGAGAGGCGCACGACGCTGCGCGC
The sequence above is a segment of the Oxalobacteraceae sp. CFBP 8761 genome. Coding sequences within it:
- a CDS encoding TonB-dependent receptor; this encodes MLKLKSMPFAIACAIASGALTCAAPAFAQAQQGSTEPAAQRVVVTGSLISRTNTETPTPVQVLTAADIQKSGKTSVAELLTDLAANGAGTLGTGFAGAFANGASGISLRGLTVGATLVLIDGHRMAPYPLSDDSQRSFVDVSSIPFDAIESIEILKSGASSLYGSDAIAGVINIKLKKNLNGTRMSAEVGDTQHGGGKTKRASISTGIGDLDNDGYNAFITAEYRKQNAIKVVDREQYGYANRDWRARGGNDLTLGVPTNINNFLTPASSPFLYNASNPNNPAGVTNVNNPANYQFLDPTNCNFTKYRAGGCSVRDEQSNIQPETENVNLMIGMTKKLSEDWEVRFNGSMFQRESTNNRNAAPAAFSPTSFNGTTTLVNGVLTSRVGAIPNTTFAAGAPVGANITNQLGAPARLYGYIPDVGAALTTNNKTTATRFAADLVGSAYGWDVNAAIGGTRVKSDLNYSGYVNRTNLYTLLRNGTFNVLGNNVPGVVDAVSPRFSNEIESTLNYADLIGSRELLSNFGAGPLAFAAGVHWHERKQNAPPSSLTLNGAVANTAAFTIGDETNSAVFAELQATPIKNLEIGLSGRYDHYDTYGNSFTPSANFKWAPIQQFGLRGTFARGFRAPNPAEVGNAGSFFTFNAIRDPILCANGSQTTAGNVPSACSFSPPYVQTTNPDLQPEKSKSFTAGIIVEPMRGLNMTLDYYKIQIKNLVVTQAGNDPSFTPTWVRGPANTIDIATGVGNNTVPGIPVAGPILYGLSPYINAGSTETHGIEADIRYRWRLANDLGTVSANLSAAHVFGYVTELGSDSYQLAGTQGPSSVGGATGNPKDRAQFTLGYNRGPLDVTATVNYTSGFSTFDPALGATDCASTAADVGGRTYFQGLVQPIGYCNVSSFTVTNLNLSYKVTDNLTIRGAILNLFDKEAPYDVATYGNAGAQTSYNASLHQPGAVGRFFSLGANYTF
- a CDS encoding 16S rRNA (uracil(1498)-N(3))-methyltransferase, producing MPRFYCPQPLVSGNTIELPEAVAHHLHVVRLQPGATLTLFNGEGGQYRATLVETGKRRATAVIDAHEAIEAEAPYSVTLAQGLPEGSKMDWIIEKAVELGVAAIQPLAAARSVVRLSGERLEKRQAHWHGVIVAASEQCGRNRLAQLLPMMDVQPWLAASVGTTRILLSPRATESLAGWARANGPQAVTLLIGPEGGLTPHEEDAAVAAGALSLSMGPRVLRTETAGLAALAVLAGAWDAI